The following coding sequences are from one Triticum dicoccoides isolate Atlit2015 ecotype Zavitan chromosome 4A, WEW_v2.0, whole genome shotgun sequence window:
- the LOC119287031 gene encoding B3 domain-containing protein LOC_Os12g40080-like, with amino-acid sequence MWWRHYPRNHVGDDKTQFVAVATGGFRRSMCIPWEVANHLGSMISETIKLEAPNGIFLIGVCRKTGELVLRAGWDKFVAMHHIKENYSFWFVYRGNSTFKVHIFNSNGHEKATSCSKPPSESFGGVPPAATCDHHVLNEQVPSVSGNVQTSTDSGYSMLPGCHLTKAQDEKVRELACTMRSQVPLYVAVMNKSNVNLKDCSVNLPLKLVEHFKEDTSKATIQLEAPNDMIYGVEACKHGDDQIVLQYGWNNLVDANRIQENDLLVFITKGTKRLEVRILGTSVHQRTSSCFDVGNISSTQEIREDSLEITDPPPHTDYYVSSSDDDHIMEEGYYVSSSDDDHIAEEDYVSSSDADHIVEEGTRKSGRRQKQAPSRYAKAQKVASTSSPSAAKSGYEAHKLNERASVEFGINLEPHSSTSNLEGPSQYPYVLSEGRTSLSSVEKEKVEEKVQAIQSELPIFVVVMTKSRINADQLGFRMEYGARHIPHLGRKMDLMLQAEGGTEQRTRLVIDQNGKRWIRRGWQQFVTENKVREGDICLFERGESTKKLRMTVYFIRKSSQT; translated from the exons ATGTGGTGGCGGCATTACCCCCGCAACCACGTGGGCGATGACAAGACGCAGTTCGTTGCCGTCGCAACCGGTGGTTTCAGGCGCAGCATG TGCATACCGTGGGAGGTTGCAAACCATTTGGGGAGCATGATCTCCGAGACCATCAAACTAGAAGCTCCTAATGGCATATTCCTTATTGGAGTGTGTAGAAAGACGGGTGAGCTAGTTCTTCGGGCTGGCTGGGATAAGTTTGTCGCAATGCATCACATAAAAGAAAATTATTCTTTTTGGTTTGTGTACCGTGGGAACTCTACCTTTAAGGTTCATATATTCAATTCTAACGGTCATGAGAAGGCTACTTCCTGTTCTAAACCACCTTCTGAGAGCTTTGGTGGTGTTCCACCTGCTGCAACTTGCGATCATCATGTGCTGAATG AACAAGTACCGTCTGTTTCTGGAAATGTTCAGACCTCAACTGACTCTGGCTATAGCATGTTACCTGGCTGCCATCTAACTAAAGCACAAGATGAGAAAGTACGTGAACTAGCTTGTACCATGAGATCTCAAGTTCCCCTTTATGTGGCAGTCATGAACAAAAGCAATGTCAACTTGAAGGATTGCTCTGTT AACCTACCGTTAAAGCTTGTGGAACATTTCAAGGAGGACACATCTAAAGCTACTATTCAACTAGAAGCCCCTAATGACATGATATATGGTGTTGAAGCTTGCAAGCATGGTGATGATCAAATAGTCCTTCAATATGGGTGGAATAATCTTGTAGATGCTAATCGCATACAAGAGAATGACCTCCTTGTTTTTATAACCAAGGGTACCAAACGCCTTGAAGTTCGTATTCTTGGCACAAGTGTTCATCAGAGAACCTCTTCATGCTTTGACGTGGGAAATATTTCTAGTACTCAAGAAATTCGTGAAGATTCACTTGAAATAACTGATCCACCCCCTCATACAGACTACTATGTGAGTAGTTCTGATGATGATCACATTATGGAAGAAGGATACTATGTGAGTAGTTCTGATGATGATCACATTGCGGAAGAAGACTATGTGAGTAGTTCTGATGCTGATCACATTGTGGAAGAAGGCACTAGAAAATCAGGTAGGCGGCAGAAGCAGGCACCTAGTCGCTATGCAAAAGCTCAAAAGGTGGCTTCAACATCCTCCCCGTCTGCTGCTAAATCAG GATATGAAGCTCACAAGCTGAATGAGCGAGCATCTGTGGAGTTTGGGATCAATTTGGAACCTCATAGCTCCACCAGCAATCTCGAGGGCCCTTCCCAGTATCCCTACGTTTTATCTGAAGGAAGGACAAGTCTAAGTAGTGTGGAGAAGGAGAAAGTTGAGGAGAAAGTTCAAGCAATTCAATCTGAACTTCCTATCTTTGTGGTAGTAATGACTAAAAGCCGGATTAATGCCGATCAATTG GGCTTCCGCATGGAATACGGTGCAAGACATATTCCACACTTAGGCAGAAAAATGGATCTCATGCTTCAGGCAGAGGGAGGTACCGAGCAGCGCACCAGATTGGTGATAGATCAGAACGGAAAGAGGTGGATTCGTCGTGGCTGGCAGCAATTTGTCACCGAGAATAAAGTGCGGGAGGGGGATATCTGCCTCTTTGAACGGGGAGAGAGCACGAAAAAGCTCAGGATGACGGTCTATTTCATCCGCAAGTCAAGTCAGACATAG